In Acidisarcina polymorpha, the DNA window GCGTCTGCGCCTTCCACCCGCAGCTGACGCGAGGCGCCCGCCAATTGCATCCGGATTACATCCGTTTTCACCGCTGCCCACGATGTCTTGAGATGGGTGGCATCGCGTTTGGTCAAGGCAAGCACCGCCTCCGAATCGGTGAGGAAGAGCGAATATCCATGACCGCGCGACGCAAATCGCACCCGCGGATCGGTCTGCCCTTGATTAGCTTCAAAGCTCAGGGGCAGCTTGCTATAGTCGGCCTTAATCACACGCGATGGGGCTTTTGCCGCAGGTATAAGCTTCGAGGGTGCTAGATTCCGGCCCGCGGTTGTCGCGGCGGCGACATCGATGCCCTGGGCCTGGGTAACCAACGGACTGACGGTCAGCAGAGAGAACACCATAGGGAGAAAAGTTTTCATTGTTGCTCCTTGGATAGTGTGACGGCAGCGCCTTAACTACTTTCGGATGCGGCTGGTTGCTTGTGTGGGGAGGGGGTGGGAGGTTAGGCAAGGAGCCCGCTCGCAATTACGCGGAGCTGTCTCAATAGACGCCACAATGTTGATCGCATCGCTTGGCGATGTCAAGTCCGAGTTTAGAACCTGTTAGGCGCACATGATAGGTTCCACAATCGAATCGGCAGAAGGCCTTCCGTTTAACTCTTGACCCTTTGCGCGAAAACCTTCACAGTGTCCGGGGGATCAATCTGCTACCTACTTGTACAACTTGTAACAACTTGCTTCAATATGAAGACAGTGCTCGGAGCGACGATCCATGAACCAGCGACACGTACAAAGTAAAGAACTTCAAGCACACGCGAACTTCTCTTCCGGTCAGCCATGATTGTGGATGCAGCAGCTGCACTGCTTTAAAGCGTTCATCGGCCTCTCGTCGCCGGATGCCCTTCCAGTTTGAACCCCGCCAATGATTTTGGAGGCCTAAGTTCTACGGCCTAAGGAATGAGCTGCTCCCGAGGCGGCGGCCAGCATTATGAGAGTTGGAGGCATTCATGAGTGAAAAAGCGTGAATGCGCCTCATGCTTTTCGATAAAGCAAGAAGCAAAAGCAGTATTGTCAGTCCGACGTCGGCCGCCTGGTTCTCTCCGTAGACACTGACCGAAACGATCTCGATCAAATCTACAACTTTGGTGGTACAGACAGGTTACCGGTTGTCGCATATAAACGTGGCCATGCGCTAACCCTTGTACTTTGCAGGGAGGAGCGTTTGTAGATACTCTAAGTGCTCCTCAGGCTCGTCATCACCGACAGCGCGACAGTTCGCTGCCAAGCCACACACGCTCTCAGTACAGCGATCTTTCGCTTGACTCCTCTTCCCAACCCGATCAACATGATGACGTCTTTTGAGACAGGGCCATAAAGGTGTCCGCCAATCCTCCTCTTCCCTCAACCCTAAACTTTAGCAAAGGCAACCAGCAGCCGTTTGCGAAAGCCGCTTCCGCGCCGCGTTCCTCTCAAGGAGCAACCATGAAGATCTTTTTGCCCGTAGTATTTTCTCTGCTGGCCATCGGTCCATTGGCCATGGATGCCCAAGGCGTCGATTCCTCGACCACCGCAACCGCCAGCCAGAAGCTCACCTCCTCGAGGCTTGTCTCGTCCGCGAAAGCCGTATCGCCCACGATCAAGGCCGACTACGGCAAACTGCCTTTAAGCTTTGAAGCCAATCAGGGTCAGAGCGATCCACAGGTGAAGTTCCTCTCCCGCGGCCAGCGCTATTCGCTCTTCATTACTGACAGCGCCGCGGTGCTGGCGCTCACCAAGGAGCTTCCATCGCAGCCGAAGCCAGCTGCGTTGGGCGGCAACGCTGGGTTTGAAAAAGCAGCAAACATCAAGTCGGATGTGGTGCGCATGGAACTCGCCGGGGCGGCGCGCGGCATGCAGGTGAGCGGGGTCGACCCGCTGCCGGGCAAAGTGAACTACTTCTTCGGCAAAGACTCGTCGAAGTGGCACTCGAACGTGCCGACTTATGCCAAGGTGAAGTACAGCAATGTTTATCCGGGCATCGACCTGGTCTACTACGGCAACCAGCAGCAGTTGGAGTATGACTTCATCGTCGCGCCACGCGCCAACCCGAAGCAAGCGCGGCTGCACTTCGCCGGCGCCAGCAAGCTGAAGCTCAACTGCGGAGGCGATCTAGAGATTATTGCTAAGGACGGCGAGATCGCCTTTCATAAACCGGTTGTCTATCAGTTGAAGGATGGACAGCGTCAGCGAATCGAAGGTGGCTTTCATCTGCTGGCGAACAATACCATCGGCTTCACGCTTGCAAATTATGACCATAGCCGGGAATTAGTGATCGATCCGGTCTTGGCTTATTCGACCTACTTGGGCGGAAGCGGAACTTCCCAAGCTACAGCGATAGCAGTGGACGCGAATGGAGAGGCGTATGTCACCGGCGATGCCTATTCATCTGACTTTCCTGTGACCGCGGCCGCGTTCCAGACTACCTTTCAATCTTCCTTCGAAGGACGCGTCGCCTTTGTCACCAAGTTCAATCCTGCCGGGACAGCTTTAATCTATTCGACTTTTATAGCGCCGGGCAGCCCTACCGGGATCAAGGTAGACAAGGAAGGAAACGCCTATTTGACCGGGATCGCTTCATCGGAATATTTCCCGGTGACCGAAGGTGCTTTTCAAACTGTCGACAAGTGTCCCTTCTCCCAAAGAGTTTTCTGCTCAATTGGATTTATCTCGAAGTTGAATCCCAAAGGGTCTGCGCTCATCTACTCCACTTACTTAGGCGGGACAGGCAATCCGAGTCCAAGCGGTTATCCGTTCGATACGCCGAACGCCATCGCCATCGACTTGGCGGGAAACGCGTACGTGACCGGTACGGCAGTCTCCTCCGATTTCCCTGTGACCAGTAACGCTTTCCAGAAAAAACAGAACTGCACGCACTCTGTTAATAGTTGTAGCAACGCATTTGTCACGCAATTGAATGCCACAGGGTCGGCGCTTGTCTATTCGACATATCTAGGCGGAAGCGGGGTGGCATCAGGCACGGCGATAGCGGTTAACGTTGCAGGCTCCGCTTTCGTCACCGGGAGCACGACGCCGGAATTTCCGGTCACTGCAGAGGCTTTCCAGAGGGTCCTGCCAGGTTCCCAGAGCTTTGTCACTAGATTAAATCCCGGTGGCTCTTCCCTGGCGTACTCCACCTTACTCGGCGACGCCGGGGGCGGAGAGACTGACGCGGCGGGAATTGCGGTTGACTCCGCGTCTAACGCCTATGTGACCGGTCTTACTTATGGCGCCGATTTCCCGGTCACTGGCCACGCTTATCAAAAAGTCAACCGAGCGCTCGCCAACTCCGGATATGACTCGTTTATTTCCAAACTCAACCCATCGGGTTCGGGCCTGGTCTACTCAACCTATCTTGGAGGAGGTGCCTTGCCCTATGACCAAATTCGATATTACGGCGATGCCGCTGCCGGAATCGTGATCGACCGCTTGGGAAATGCGTTTGTGACAGGCTGGGCGTTGTCGTCCGATTTTCCTGTTACTAGTGACGCACTAAAGAAGACCAACAGCAACAGCAGTGATTCGTTTGTTACCGTATTTAATAGCAACGGTTCGGGATTGATTTATTCGACCTATTTTGGTGGCGATCCAATTTACAACGGCCCAGACGCCACCACAAGCATTGCAGTCGATGGGCTCGGGAATGCGTACATCGCAGGTTACGAGTCCTCCTATGACTTCCCGACGACACCAGGCGCTTTTCAGGTGGTTAATCCGGCCGAAAAAGATCTTGAGGCTAGCCGAACTGCTTTTACCGCCAAGTTCGCCTTCCACGGGGCAACCACCACAACCGTCACCTCGAACCATAGCTCAGCACCCGTCGGCGAGGAGGTCGCATTCACTGCCCATGTTGAGCCGCTCGGTGAGAGCGGTATTCAGACTGGAGGCATCAGCTGGAAGGTCGACGGGCAGGTCATCGCCCATTCTCCACTGGACGGCAACGGCGACGCTACCTACTCAACCGGCAGCCTCTCCGCTGGTCCTCATTTGATCGTCGCGGCCTACCTGGGGGAGCCGGACGTGTACTCGGCAAGCAGCGGAACAATCACGGTCACGGCAAACCAAGTAGCCACCCCAACCTTCCCCAAACTGGGAGGGACTTACCCAACTGGAGAGACGATCAAGATCGAGACATCTACGGCCGGCGCCTCCATCTACTACACAACCAACGGGATCACACCAACCACTGCCTCCACGAAGTACACCGGACCCCTCCTCATTTCTGAAACGTCGACGGTAAAAGCGATCGCCGTTGCAAGTGGCTATGCGAACAGCCCGGTAGCTTCCGCCACCTACACGATCACGCCTGGCGCGATCACTACTACAACTACGCTCATATCCTCGGCAAACCCCTCGACGGCCGGAAACCCTGTGAAGTTCACGGCCACAGTCATCGCGGCTTCCGGGCCTGCTCCAACGGGAACGGTCACCTTCAAGAATGGAGGCGTCGTTCTTGGCAGCGCGCCGCTGACTGATGGCACAGCCTCCTTGACCGCTTCGAACCTAGCTCTCGACGGCAATGCTATTGCGGCCATCTACACCGGCACCGCTACCGATGCAGCCAGCGCAGCAACCCTCACTCAACAGGTGCGGTAGACCTGCCTCACACGAAGGCCACACGCAGCGTGACAATTCATGCTGCCACTGTACTTGAGACATAGCTTGACTCCTCTTCCCAACCCGATCAACATGATGACGTCTTTTGAGACAGGGCCATAAAGGTGTCCGTCAATCCTCCTCTACCCTCAACCCTAAACTTTAACGAAGGCAATCAGCAACCGTTTTCGAAAGCAGTTTTCGCGCCGCCGTTCCTCTCAAGGAGCAACCATGAAGATCTTTTCTGCCCGTAGTATTTTCCCTCCTGGCCATCAGTCCGTTGGCTACCGATGCCCAAGGCGTCGATTCCTCGACCACCTCAACCGCGGGCCAGAACCTCACGTCCTCGAAGCCTGTATCCTCGGCAAAAGCCCCATCCCCCGCAAACATGGCGACCTACGGCAAGCTGCCCCTGAGCTTTGAAGCCAATCACTGGCAGAGCCATCCGCACGTCAAGTTCTTATCGCGTGGCCAGAACTACTCGGTCTTTCTCACCGACAACGCTGCGGTACTGGCGCTGACTAAGGGCCTTCCTTCGCAGCCAAAAGCCGCTGCGATGGCCGGCAAGCCTTGGATTAAGACGGATGCCAAGGTCAAGACCGAAGTGGTGCGGATGGAACTTGCGGGCGCCGCACGTGAATGCAGGTGAGCGTGCTCGACCCGTCGCTCGGCAGTGCCAACTACTTTATCGGAAACGATTCGGCGAAGTGGCTTACGAACATACCCACTTATGCGAAGGTCAAATACAGCAACGTCTATCCCGGCATCGACCTGGTCTACTACGGCAACCAGCGGCAGTTGGAGTATGACTTCGTCGTTGCGCCGAATGCCGATCCGAAGCAGGCACGGCTTCACTTTGCCGGAGCCAGCAAGCTGAAGCTGAACGACAGCGGCGACTTGGAGATCCTTGCCAAGGACGGCGAGATCGCCTTGCACAAGCCGGTCGTCTATCAGGTGAAAGATGGACAGCGTCAGTTGGTTGAGGGCAACTTTCGGTTAATGGCCAACAATACTGTAGGATTCACGCTGGCGAGCTATGACCGCAGCCGGGAGTTGGTGGTCGATCCGGTCTTGGCGTATTCCACCTTTTTAGGTGGGAGTTACGATGATTTTCTGACCTCGATAGCCTTGGATGTACAGGGAAATGCAGTGATCGTCGGGATGAACCTTTTGACCAATTTTCCCGTCACGAGCGGCGCTTACCAGAAGACCGTGAAAGATATGTTCGTCACCAAGCTGAACACCGCGGGGGCGACCCTCATCTACTCCACTTATCTTGGCAGCACTAACTCCGAAGATCCGAGGGGTGTCGCAGTGGACGCCTCGGGCAACGCCTATATCACCGGCTCCACCTACTCCACCGACTACCCCGTCACACCCGGCGCCCTGAAGACACTCTTCCATCACGATGCGGGCGCTCCCACGGGGTTTGTGACCAAGTTGAACGCTGCCGGGTCAGGGCTTGTCTACTCCACCTATCTGGGGGGAGGCGCCACCGATTTACCTTCCGCAATCTCTGTCGATACGGACAACCGGGCATATGTGACGGGTACTACATTATCGCCTGACTATCCGATCACCGCCGGCGTTGTTCAACCAGTAAGCAATGCATTGAAGAATGGTCTTTCCAGCATTTTTGTGATGAAGCTAGGTTCGCTTGGCGGGGGCCTAATCTACTCTACCTACCTGGGGGGTAGCCAACCGACGGCGGCACGCCGACTACTGCCTCCACGCAGTACACCGGACCGATCCAGATTTCCGCAACCACGACCGTCAAAGCAATCGCCGCTGCGAGTGGAGACATAACCAGCTCCGTGGCTACGGCGACCTATACGCTCACGCCTGGCGCGATCACCACTACCACCACGCTCTCGCCCCTCGGCAAACCCGGGCGAATATTTGGTTGTCGGCACTGCTATCTCCTCGCCTATGAGGTGCAGCGCGACAAAGATCATGAGCGGGCACTTCGACGCAGACAGGCCCTCCATGAGCGTCTCCGAGGATTCAGTGGAATTGCCCACGGTCTCCCCTCCCGTCCGAAGGGTATGCATCTGACAACTTACGAAAAGCTAACCTCGCGGTGGCTTCAAGCCGATATGGAAATGAACTTTGGAGCAGCTTCGTACTCCAAAATGGGGTACTGTGGATGAGCCGTTGGAGATTTCGGGGTGCCATGTGCGCGTCCTAGATAAAACCTTCCCGCTCCACACGACTAATAGGTCGATCACTCACTAGAGGAGTACCGAAATCTCAGATGATGCAGGCCTGCAAACACATCCGCGCCACCGCCAAGGTGAGCGTTCATCGTGGGATTGATGGCGGCCCGCGCATGGCTAATGTCAAGATTCGTTGCTCCGATTGCGGCGAACCATTTGAAATTCCTTGGAGTAGAGACCGAGGGACCGACGGACCGTCCGAGCGTGGACGTTAAGGCGCAGGATCTGCGCGTGCCGATCGCGGTACGGAGCGAGGTTGAGACGAAAACAACGAAGGAGAGAATACAGTAATAGAAGTATTAGCCCTAGAACCCGTAAAGGGGCCTATTGCACCTGTTGGGTAAGGGTTGCCGCGCTGGCGGCATCGGTGGCGCTGCCGGTGTAGATGGCAGCGATGGCGTTGCCGCCGACTACCAGTTTTGAGGTGGAGAAGGTTGCCGAGCCATAGACTAGCGGTGCGCTGCCAAGAACGACGCTTCCATTCTTGAAGGTGACCGTTCCCGTTGGAACAGGCCCGGAAGCCGCGATGACTGTGGCCGTGAACTTGACAGGGTTTCCGGCCAAAATTGCACGATGTCCAATCAATACGAACTGCGTACTTCAGGGTTTCCCATTCGCCGCCCCCTTTTCGAGCCTTATAGGACAAGATCAATTCAGACCTACCCATGTAAGCGCAGATGTCGGCCCTCACCTCACCACTCCGCGACCAGGTGAAGATGCTTGAGCGTCCGGTGACCAGCATCCCCTTCCTTTGCAGCCAACGCACATCGAGATTGCGGTAGTCCGCCGCAGTATCCTTGCAACTCCACCGCTTACCACTCCCCGCTCCTCCCATAACTGATGTCCCAGGATTCTCCGAAATCATTAGGCAAACCGCGTATTTCAGCATTCAAGTTGGCACCTATTGGCCTGGGCGGGGAGCGAACTCCCCGTCCTTCAGGTAGAGCTTTCGGGTATGCATTACCTTCGCCCGGCTGAGGCGAAACTCAGAAGCTCGGAGCCGCTCGCGCCCGGTGGCCTCCTTGATGCGGTGATTGCTTGATAGGGTGACAGCATGATCTTGATCCTTGATCACATGATTCGTGATAAGAAGATTCCTGTTCACTGATTGCCCGGGCGCTCAGCGGACCAAACTCTCGTCACTCGAGAGTAGATTTCGCCCTCCGTCTTCTCTCGCGCGTCGAAGTTCTTACGGCAATCATCGACTTCGACCTGGAATACCTGGCCCTCAAGAAAAACCTGTGGGGTCATGAGCTGATTTTTGCAAGGCAGTTCGCCATGAGCGATAACCCAGGCAGAGAAGTACCGGCATTGCCGCCCGATCCGAGGCTTTGACGGGTCGTTACCTAAGTTATAAAAAGCACAAACTCTCACGGTCTCGGACTCTCCGAGCAATTCGAATTCGATCAGGATCGACCACCGTGAATATGTGCGCAATTACGAAGGCCCCCTAAATTGGGTTGTAACTGCGGCGTAGCGCCCGGGGGGCACCCGGGCGTAATCTGGGCCTTGCCACTCAAGAGCCTTCCCTGCGTCTATGTTTGCCATCTCTGCCTTGATGCTCGTCCTTTAGACTGGCACAAGCCGTTCTACTCAGGCCACGGTTGCTGCTAACGAGCGTGGCCTTTTTCCTTTGCCTGTCTCCTCACAAGGAGCGCGCGTCGCTTCTAGGCTCATCTCGGATAACCCGCTGCAGCTCCGACTCGCGGATCATGGTCCGGCTGCCCACCTTCGTCCGGCGCAACTTCCCCGAACTTAGCCATGCATGGATCGTGTATATGCTCAGACCGCCCAATTCAATGGCGAGCACGTTCAGAAGAGCACGAAGCAGGGTAATTCCCGCACGGCCAGGCAGATCGGGGCAGCGCACAAGACAGCGCTCGCTAAGGGTGAAGTTGGCATCAAGGAGCGGCGCAATGTTCCGGTCTTCAAAGCCGCAATGCGCGATTTCCTCAGCTGGTCCCAAAAGCAACATGAAGAGCATCCAGCTACCTTTCGGCGTTATCTCGTGAGCAGTGCCGCTCTGGTGAGGCACTTCGGAGACGTATAACTCGACCGCATCACTCCGGCGGATGTCGAACGGTTCAAGGCGGAGCGCGGAGCGGATAAAGGCCAGAGAACCAAGCGCCGCATTAAGCCTGCAACTGTAAACCGCGAACTCGCTTGCCTAAAGGCCCTCTTCAATCACGCGATTAAGGCTGATCTACCCTTGCTCAATCCGGTTACCCGAGTGAACCTCCTGCCGGAGCAAAATGAACGAACCCGACTACTGAGCTTCGAAGAGCTGCGACGATATTTTGCTGTTGCGACGCCCGTGCTCAGGGATGTGGCCACCCTAATGCTCGAAACGGGGATGCGCCCGGAAGAGGTCTACCGAATACGACAGGAGAATGTGAGCTTGGTCGGCAAATTTCTGATAATACCCTATGGCAAGACGAAAGCTGCCCGGCGGCGGATCCCCCTCACGTCTCCCGCGAAGAGTGTACTTGCCCGGCGGATGAGCGACCTTGACGGCCCGTTCCTGTTTCCGTGCAAGACGAATTCAGCGCGGCCCATTCCGAAGGTGAACAACGCTCACGACCGCGCGGTGCGGGAGAGCAAAGTTGCGCCGTTTCGGCTCTACGACCTACGGCACACCTGGGCCACGCAGGCGGCGGAGTCCGGCATAGATCTAGTAACGTTGGCTGCCCTATTGGGCCACTCAAAGATTCAGATGGTGCTGCGGTATGCCCACCCGACGCAAGAGCACCAAACGAGAGCCGTCGAGCGGATGGAGCGCTTTGTTGCAGCGCGCAGGGATGGATCCCCTTCTCGGTCTTTGGGTGCGACCAGAACTCCCGCAATAACAAACGACAGTGAACCGCTACAATATTCGCTACATCAACTTTTCGAAAGTCTCTAAAGAACGCTGGAATCTATTCCAAACATTGGAGGCGCGGGTCGGGATCGAACCGACGCATAAAGGTTTTGCAGACCTCTCCCTTACCACTTGGGTACCGCGCCCTATTCATAACCCTGTCGCACGGTGACGGGCAGAACGATCGGAGGGATCAGCCCGCACTGCACGGTTCCAACTCTGCCCGACTAAGCTAAGGGGTAGCGTAGGCTTCGGAGATTGGAGCGGGAGACGGGACTTGAACCCGCGACCCTCGCCTTGGCAAGGCGATGCTCTACCACTGAGCTACTCCCGCGTTATTACTCTGCGAGTATATCGGTCGGCTGCCGGGAAGGTCAACGTCGCGGCTTCGCTTCTACCTGACTCGCAACCTCTTCAACGTGAATCACGCGACCAGCCCCGGGTTCGACCCCGACCATCTCTCCATCGCGCATGTGCAGGATCCGGTCCCCGATCGACGCGGCCTCCTGATTGTGCGTGATCATCAGCACGGTCTGCTTGAACTCCCGATTTGTGTTCCGGAGCATGTCAAGGACCGCATCCGAGTTCTTGGTGTCGAGGTTTCCGGTCGGTTCGTCGGCAAGAATGATCGCGGGCCGTGTAATTAAAGCGCGCGCAATGGCAACGCGCTGCTGTTCGCCGCCGGAAAGTTCCGAAGGGCGGTGATCGAGCCTGCCCTTAATCCCCAACAAATCGGCCAGGTGGTCGAGGTAGGCGGGATCGAGCGGATCTGGCCTGCCGGCTATCTCATAGCCGATTTCAATGTTTCCTCTGCCGGTTAAAGTGGGAAGCAAGTTGAATTTTTGAAAGACGAATCCGATGCGGGACTTCCTCATGCGGGTCCGTTCGGCATCACCGAGCGTCGCAAAATCAACGCCGTCAATAATCAGCTTACCCGCGGTTGCGCGTGCCAAACCACCGAGAATGTAAAACAGCGTCGACTTACCGCTTCCCGAGGGCCCAACCACGCTCACGAACTCCCCACGCTCGATTGAAAAAGTCGCATTGCGCAGCGCGGGGACCTCGATCTTGCCTGACCGATAGGTTTTGCTGAGGTGTTCGGCGATGATAATAGGCTGCACACTCAAGATTGTAAATGCCCCGGGTGAGGTTGCGGCTGTCGGCTTTTCAGGACCATGCATGCCTTCGCTCTAGTCGCGGGCTTTGGTCAAGAGGCGTACGCCGGCATCTCGTGCCTGGCCGATTGATCACGGTGGTCCGGTGAGTTCAAAGATCCGGCAGGCACGAAGTGCGACTTCTTGGGTCCCCGCTTTCTGGCCAGCATCAGTCGTACCCGGTCCAGCACCTCTAGAGGCGAGCAAGCTCCTTTAGGAAGAAAGCAATCGGCATAGGTCGAGCGCTCATATGCCTTCACGCAGCCACTCATGAGCATGATCGGAACCTGGGGAGAGATGTCTTTCATGCGGCGGGCAAGTTCATTCCCGTCCATCCGCGGCATATTCAAATCGCACAGAACGAGATCAATTCCCCCCAGGCGGAAGAGTTCCAGGGCCTCTTCAGGCACAAGCGACGCAAGTACACGATAGCCGCGGGTTTCTAGCATAAATTTTCTTACCGACAGGGCCTGTTCGTTGTCATCGACGCAAAGGATCACTTTCTTGGGGCGCATAACTTCCTGACTGCTCCGGCGGGGACGCGGGGAGCGGAACGCAGGCACACTTCGAGCGTGCCCGCGGAGTGGGGGTAACCACGGCCAGATCCATTTGGGCCAAGGGGCGGCGTTTGCGCGGCTGCGAGTTATCTGCTAATGGGCGCAGGAATCCTCGAAAAGCCGCACATCACCGCGCTGACCGTCAGTTGACCGGACGCGGAAGGACGTAAACGCATGGCACGGGACCCGCTTTGATTTCAGGCAGCCCGAAGTGTCGCTATTCTCACAGGCGCTGAGGCCTGCTGAAAGCCGACAAAACAAGGCACCCGACGAAGCGTGATTCGGCGCGCTGTTGCTTTTATCAAGTTGTGGATCACTCGGCGAAAGTGAAGTTCCTTTTCAGGAACGCTTCGCAAGCGTACGAAGAGTTGCGCACTCTCGCAATGGAGAATAGGCAGCGAAGACTCACGGAATTTCTGCCTAGAGTTTCACGCGATTTTGTTGGTAGCTGATAAACATTGACGATAAGGGGTGCCGAGCCTGTTGAAACTATGTGAATCACTCAAGGAAAACATGGCCCTTTGCCACGAAAGTGGTGCTGCCTCCAACCTTCACTTGGTCGACGGAACCAGCGGCCCGCTCAGCGCTGACGTATAGATCACTTCGACGGCCAATCTCTGTGCCTTGAATTAAGTGCACCTGCTCTCCCGATTTGGCAAGCCCATGCCGAACCAGGTAAGAGATGGCACAACCAGCTGCTGAGCCAGTCGCCGGGTCTTCGCCGCTATAAAACTGCATGCGCGCTCGCCAGGTCGCCGTTTCGCCAGAGACCGGCGCAAGGCAATAGAAAAATCGTGCGTCCCGGCTCACGAGATACCTGCTCGCCTCTCCCTGCGGGATCTGTAAGCGGCCAAGGACCTCGAGGGAACGCAGAAGCACGACGCAATACGGGAGGCCCGTAGAGACGGTTTGCGGGCCAGGATCGATCGCCAGGTCGTCAACCTCCAGACCGAGCGCCTGTGCGGCCTCCGCGGGGTCATGCATGCCGCCGAAGATGGGTTTCGGCTGGGTCATGACCCCATAAGTGCCGGAGTTTTGGCTGCCGTCAAGCGAGAATCGCACCGGCACCTTTCCGACATTCAGATCCAGGATGACTTCTTCTGCTCCGGCATACTCGCCGAAGAATGCCCGGATTGTAGCGGCCGTCCCGAGAGTGGGGTGGCCCGCGAAAGGCAGTTCTTCCCGGGTGGTAAAAATGCGCACGCGAACTCCCTCCATGCGTTCGATCTCGTGCGCCCGGCGAAGGATGAATGTGGTCTCGGAAAGATTTGTCTCGTTCGCCAGCTTCTGCATCTCGCTGGCAGTCAAGTCTCCTGCGTCCTCGAAGACTGCCAGCTGGTTTCCCTGAAATGGAGTTGCTGTGAAGACATCGCAGAGGCGATAGGGTAGAGCCAAGCGGGCTGCTTCGAGCAATACTGGTTTCGCGATGGTCAATTGACACTCTCCTTGGCTGGCTCTATTCTGTGAAAGTCGCTGGTATCTACGGGATGTTTTCTCCTGCTACGGGATTCCGGCAGTTTTCCAATGAAATGATCTTGATCGCCTTCATTCCGGCTCGTGCCTGCTGCTGTTGTTGCAGTACGGCGAGGGCTTGTCTCCAAGGCTGATCTTAGTCTCCAGGCATTATCCCCCGCCCGCCAGTGCACACTGAAGCGGGTTTTTTTATTTCCCGCAAAGTCGCCACATCGAGCCGAACTGCAGAAAGAGAAATCACATGAGCACTGCGACCGAAAGCAGAATTCCCCGTATTAACGAGCAAGCGCCAGACTTCCAGGCGAAGAGCACTCATGGCGTCATCAAGCTCAGCGATTACACCTCTCAGGG includes these proteins:
- a CDS encoding response regulator codes for the protein MRPKKVILCVDDNEQALSVRKFMLETRGYRVLASLVPEEALELFRLGGIDLVLCDLNMPRMDGNELARRMKDISPQVPIMLMSGCVKAYERSTYADCFLPKGACSPLEVLDRVRLMLARKRGPKKSHFVPAGSLNSPDHRDQSARHEMPAYAS
- a CDS encoding SBBP repeat-containing protein, giving the protein MKIFLPVVFSLLAIGPLAMDAQGVDSSTTATASQKLTSSRLVSSAKAVSPTIKADYGKLPLSFEANQGQSDPQVKFLSRGQRYSLFITDSAAVLALTKELPSQPKPAALGGNAGFEKAANIKSDVVRMELAGAARGMQVSGVDPLPGKVNYFFGKDSSKWHSNVPTYAKVKYSNVYPGIDLVYYGNQQQLEYDFIVAPRANPKQARLHFAGASKLKLNCGGDLEIIAKDGEIAFHKPVVYQLKDGQRQRIEGGFHLLANNTIGFTLANYDHSRELVIDPVLAYSTYLGGSGTSQATAIAVDANGEAYVTGDAYSSDFPVTAAAFQTTFQSSFEGRVAFVTKFNPAGTALIYSTFIAPGSPTGIKVDKEGNAYLTGIASSEYFPVTEGAFQTVDKCPFSQRVFCSIGFISKLNPKGSALIYSTYLGGTGNPSPSGYPFDTPNAIAIDLAGNAYVTGTAVSSDFPVTSNAFQKKQNCTHSVNSCSNAFVTQLNATGSALVYSTYLGGSGVASGTAIAVNVAGSAFVTGSTTPEFPVTAEAFQRVLPGSQSFVTRLNPGGSSLAYSTLLGDAGGGETDAAGIAVDSASNAYVTGLTYGADFPVTGHAYQKVNRALANSGYDSFISKLNPSGSGLVYSTYLGGGALPYDQIRYYGDAAAGIVIDRLGNAFVTGWALSSDFPVTSDALKKTNSNSSDSFVTVFNSNGSGLIYSTYFGGDPIYNGPDATTSIAVDGLGNAYIAGYESSYDFPTTPGAFQVVNPAEKDLEASRTAFTAKFAFHGATTTTVTSNHSSAPVGEEVAFTAHVEPLGESGIQTGGISWKVDGQVIAHSPLDGNGDATYSTGSLSAGPHLIVAAYLGEPDVYSASSGTITVTANQVATPTFPKLGGTYPTGETIKIETSTAGASIYYTTNGITPTTASTKYTGPLLISETSTVKAIAVASGYANSPVASATYTITPGAITTTTTLISSANPSTAGNPVKFTATVIAASGPAPTGTVTFKNGGVVLGSAPLTDGTASLTASNLALDGNAIAAIYTGTATDAASAATLTQQVR
- a CDS encoding ABC transporter ATP-binding protein, with translation MHGPEKPTAATSPGAFTILSVQPIIIAEHLSKTYRSGKIEVPALRNATFSIERGEFVSVVGPSGSGKSTLFYILGGLARATAGKLIIDGVDFATLGDAERTRMRKSRIGFVFQKFNLLPTLTGRGNIEIGYEIAGRPDPLDPAYLDHLADLLGIKGRLDHRPSELSGGEQQRVAIARALITRPAIILADEPTGNLDTKNSDAVLDMLRNTNREFKQTVLMITHNQEAASIGDRILHMRDGEMVGVEPGAGRVIHVEEVASQVEAKPRR
- a CDS encoding Ig-like domain-containing protein, with translation MAGNPVKFTATVIAASGPVPTGTVTFKNGSVVLGSAPLVYGSATFSTSKLVVGGNAIAAIYTGSATDAASAATLTQQVQ
- a CDS encoding SBBP repeat-containing protein, with the protein product MQVSVLDPSLGSANYFIGNDSAKWLTNIPTYAKVKYSNVYPGIDLVYYGNQRQLEYDFVVAPNADPKQARLHFAGASKLKLNDSGDLEILAKDGEIALHKPVVYQVKDGQRQLVEGNFRLMANNTVGFTLASYDRSRELVVDPVLAYSTFLGGSYDDFLTSIALDVQGNAVIVGMNLLTNFPVTSGAYQKTVKDMFVTKLNTAGATLIYSTYLGSTNSEDPRGVAVDASGNAYITGSTYSTDYPVTPGALKTLFHHDAGAPTGFVTKLNAAGSGLVYSTYLGGGATDLPSAISVDTDNRAYVTGTTLSPDYPITAGVVQPVSNALKNGLSSIFVMKLGSLGGGLIYSTYLGGSQPTAARRLLPPRSTPDRSRFPQPRPSKQSPLRVET
- a CDS encoding tyrosine-type recombinase/integrase produces the protein MATLMLETGMRPEEVYRIRQENVSLVGKFLIIPYGKTKAARRRIPLTSPAKSVLARRMSDLDGPFLFPCKTNSARPIPKVNNAHDRAVRESKVAPFRLYDLRHTWATQAAESGIDLVTLAALLGHSKIQMVLRYAHPTQEHQTRAVERMERFVAARRDGSPSRSLGATRTPAITNDSEPLQYSLHQLFESL
- a CDS encoding PhzF family phenazine biosynthesis protein — protein: MTIAKPVLLEAARLALPYRLCDVFTATPFQGNQLAVFEDAGDLTASEMQKLANETNLSETTFILRRAHEIERMEGVRVRIFTTREELPFAGHPTLGTAATIRAFFGEYAGAEEVILDLNVGKVPVRFSLDGSQNSGTYGVMTQPKPIFGGMHDPAEAAQALGLEVDDLAIDPGPQTVSTGLPYCVVLLRSLEVLGRLQIPQGEASRYLVSRDARFFYCLAPVSGETATWRARMQFYSGEDPATGSAAGCAISYLVRHGLAKSGEQVHLIQGTEIGRRSDLYVSAERAAGSVDQVKVGGSTTFVAKGHVFLE